Genomic window (Streptomyces sp. NBC_00078):
TGTCGTACGAGAACCGCTCGGCCTGCCAGACGCGGCGCAGGCAGGTCGCCGAGTAGGCGTCCAGGAGTTCGTCCGAGCCGGTCTCCTTCCGGTGCGTCAGCGCCCGCGCGAAGGTGACGACGTCCCCCACGGCGAGGTTCAGCCCCTTGGCGCCCGTCGGCGGCACGATGTGGGCCGCGTCGCCGGCGAGGAAGAGGCGGCCGTGACGCATGGGCTCGTGGACGTAGGACCGCATGGGTGTCACCGACTTCTGGGTGATCGCCCCGCGCTCCAGCCGCCAGGCGTCCGCCGTCTCGAAGCGGCGCTCCAGCTCCGCCCAGATCTCGTCGTCGCTCCACGCCTCGGCGTCCGTGCCCTCGGGTACCTGGAGGTAGAGGCGGGAGACGGACGGGGAGCGCATGGACAGCAGGGCGAAACCGCGGTCGTGGCGGGCGTAGACGAGTTCGTCGTGCGAGGGCGGCACGTCGGCGAGGATGCCGAGCCAGCCGAAGGGGTACGTCCGCTCGAAGATCCGGGTGAGTTCGGCGGGGACCGCCTTCCTCGCGACCCCCCAGAAGCCGTCGCAGCCGACTACGTAGTCGCACTCCAGGACGTCCTCGCGGCCCTCGTGGCGAAACCGCACCCGCGGGCTGTCGCCGTCCGCGCCCTCGACGGCCAGCGCCTCGGCCTCGAACAGCAGCGGTCCGCCCTCCTTGAGCTGCAGGGCGATGAGGTCCTTGCACACCTCGGTCTGGGCGTAGACCATCACGGACCGTCCGCCGGTGAGGGCGGGGAAGTCCACGCGATGACGCCGCCTGGCGTACCGCAGCTCGATGCCGTCGTGCCGCTGCCCCTCACGGTCCATGCGCTCACCGGCACCGGCCGCGCGCAGCACGTCCACCGTGCCCTGTTCGAGGATCCCGGCGCGCTGGCGCTGCTCGACGTAGGCGCGGTCGCGGCTTTCGAGCACGACCGAGTCGATTCCGGCGTTGTGGAGCAGCCGGGCCAGGAGCAGTCCGGCGGGGCCGGCTCCGACGATGCCTACGGTGGTGCGCATCCCGCATCCTTTGTTCGTCCAGTGAAAATTACTTCACCAACTTTCGAAGGGAGTTTCCGCCCGACCGGGCCCGCTGTCAACGGGTCGCGCGGTGAAGTCTTCGATGCAGGATGCAGTGAGCGAACGACGTGATGGTGCCCGGAGCCGGACTTGAACCGGCACGCCCGCGAAGGGGCAGCGAGGTTTAAGCTCGCCGTGTCTGCATTCCACCATCCGGGCAGGCCATGGGCTCCGCATCGAGGTTCCGAGCCTATCGGGATACATCCCCCGAACAGCGGAACGTCGGACCGATGTTGTCTTATTTTATTGACTTCTGAGGGTGCATCAGCCCGTGGCCTGGGCCATCCGCACTTGCCAATAGCCTTACGTGCGGCGGTCGCCCGCGCATACGGAATGACGGAATTTCACCGCCCGAACGAGGGCGCTCCACCGGTTCTTGACGCAAGCGCTTAC
Coding sequences:
- a CDS encoding 4-hydroxybenzoate 3-monooxygenase, which gives rise to MRTTVGIVGAGPAGLLLARLLHNAGIDSVVLESRDRAYVEQRQRAGILEQGTVDVLRAAGAGERMDREGQRHDGIELRYARRRHRVDFPALTGGRSVMVYAQTEVCKDLIALQLKEGGPLLFEAEALAVEGADGDSPRVRFRHEGREDVLECDYVVGCDGFWGVARKAVPAELTRIFERTYPFGWLGILADVPPSHDELVYARHDRGFALLSMRSPSVSRLYLQVPEGTDAEAWSDDEIWAELERRFETADAWRLERGAITQKSVTPMRSYVHEPMRHGRLFLAGDAAHIVPPTGAKGLNLAVGDVVTFARALTHRKETGSDELLDAYSATCLRRVWQAERFSYDMTTMLHPAPGATPFDARLQLARLDRIATSRAAETDLAEGYTGFPLE